Within the Staphylococcus warneri genome, the region GTATGGGATTATGCTTATGATAAGGTAGGGTATTTAGGTACCAATATTCCAATAGATCATTGTTATGAATGTGGATTTGATGGAGATTTTAAATCAACACCACACGGCTATCAATGTCCTCAATGTGGTAATGATAACCCTGAAACGGTTGATGTTGTTAAACGGACATGCGGTTATTTAGGTAATCCAGTTCAACGTCCAGTTATTGAAGGACGTCATAAAGAAATGTGTGCGCGTGTGAAGCATATGAAGGAATCTTGACAATGAATCCTATATTAGAAATAGAACAAGGACAGGGGTATATAGCTAAGATTGAAACACATAGCTTTGTAGATGGTGAGGGTGTACGATGTAGTGTGTATGTTTCAGGATGCCCATTCCAATGTCTGGATTGCTATAACAAAGCGGCGCAACATTTTAAGTATGGTGAACCATTTACAGAGAAAATATTACAAGAGATTATCTCATATTGTGAACAGAGTTATATTAGTGGTTTAAGTATTTTAGGAGGCGAGCCCTTTTGTAACTTAGACGTGACATTGAAACTTGTACAAGCATTTCGACATAGATTTGGACAGACCAAAACAATATGGGTGTGGACTGGATTCCAATTTGAATATCTTTCACAAGATAAGGGATTACGCTTTGAATTATTAGAATCTGTGGATGTGTTAGTTGATGGTATGTTTATCACGCAGTTATATCGTCCTAATCTACCTTACAAAGGGTCATTAAATCAAAGAGTGATTGATGTATCCACATCTTTACAACGACAACAATTGAGTGAATACATTTGCAGTGGCCCATCAACGAGTAATAGCTTTTAATCATGTTATAACTCGTTATAGAAGGGAAATGTAATACTAAGAGCAAAGATTCAATATAGAGAAGGTGAGACAATATGTGGTTATTAATAGGTAAATGGATGATTGCCATTGGTCTTATCGTAGGTTCCATTATTGAAGAAACGATTTATAAAAAACGACGCCAAACACGTAAAACACAACAATCATAGTAAGATAATGAATCGAATGAGCAATCACTACAACGTGTAGTGTTGCTCATTTATTTTTAATATTAATCTAATTTGTAATTGTTAACATTTGTTGACGATGTCTAAATACTAGATATATCAGCTTTAAACGCTCATTTATATTGATAAAATAATACATTTGATTTTGTAATCAAATATGAAAATATATACTTATCACATGTTTAAGTGATAAAATATCAATGTTACTAAAAATTAACATCACAAGAGAGTTAGGAGTCCCTAAATTGCTACTGTTTATAATAGAAATTATGATTATGATTTTAGCTGTGTTATTAGGATTAAGAACAGCCGGTGCACTTGGCTGCGGCATATTTGCTATTGTAGCGCAACTCATTATGATTTTTGGTTTTCAATTACCACCGGGTTCTGCACCTGTCACAGCAGTGTTAATTATTCTATCAATAGGAATCGCAGGTGGTACGTTGCAAGCTACTGGCGGTATAGACTACCTTGTATATATCGCATCTAAAATCATCGAGAGATTCCCAAAATCAATTATTTTTATTGCACCAATGATTGTGTTTGTATTTGTCTTTGGCATTGGTACTGCTAATATTGCTTTATCATTAGAACCTATTATTGCTAAGACAGCTCAAAAAGCAAACATACAACCTAAAAAAGCACTTACTGCATCAGTACTTACTGCGAATTTAGCACTTTTATGTAGTCCGGCTGCGTCAGCGACAGCTTATATCATATCGGTGTTAGCTGGTTACGATATTTCTATGGGAAAATATTTAAGTATTGTATTACCAACTGCGATGATGAGTATGCTTTTATTAAGTGTATTCTGTACATTTGTTGGAAAAAATAATCCCATACCATCACAAAAGTTAGTCGAACTACCAGAAGAGACATTACCTAGTGAATTTTCAAAAAATGTAAAATTCGGTGTATTAGCATTCTTAATATGTGTATTAGGCATATTAACATTTGGGATATTCCCTCATTTAATGCCATCATTTAATGTAAATGGCAAAACTGTTAATGTAGAAATGACAGATATTGTTCAATTCTTTATGTATTTAAGTGCTGCCATTAATCTATTATTATCAAAAATTAATACGTCAGATATTTTAACGTCACATATTTCTCAATCAGCATTTGGCGCATTGTTTGCAGTATTAGGTCCTGGTTGGTTAGGCGCTACTATTTTTAACGCACCTAATAATTTGAAAATATTAAAGAATGATATTGGCCAAGCTATTAGTAGTGTACCTTGGCTAGTGATCGTTCTCGTATCAGTAGTAGCGATGATTGTGATTTCTCAAACAGCGACTGCATCAATTATGGTGCCAATTGTTATGAGTCTAGGCATTCCGCCCATATATTTTGTCGCCATGGTTCAGACGCTTAACGTTAACTTTGTGATTCCAGCACAACCTACTTTATTATTTGCAGTTGAATTGGACGAAACAGGCAGAACAAGGCCTACGAGTTTTATTATTCCGGGATTCTTTGTCATAATCACCTCAGTTGTAATTGGTTTTACATTAAAATTATTATTAGGATACTAACAAGTAATGAAATCAACTATCTTTCACGAATTAAGTGGGAGATAGTTTTTTTGTTGTAATTAAGCAAAATTAATGAAAAAAAGTAAAATAAATAAAAATTCTGTTTAAATGCATAAAAATTCATATATTTAATGAAGTTAAGTTTGTTTAATTCGTTAAATCTAAATTTAACACTGTTGTCACAACAATCAATTGTGAAAGAATAATCGTCAGAAATTATATAATTATTCAATAATGGGTTTGTATTTCTTTGTATGTAATTTGCATTATTATTAAATGTTCGTTATTGTCAATTTTGTGAATCAATTATATTTGAACGTGGAACTTAAGAACATCAAGATTCATAAATCATTTAGTATTAGGGGGATCACGATTGAGAAAAGAAAAAGTTATGGACTGGACGACCTTTATAGGTGTAGTCATAGTGTTACTTTTAGCTGTTATACCTATGATGGTTTTCCCGAAAGCAAGTGAGACAATTATTACAGATATCAATAGTGCAATTTCTAACTCGATTGGTTCTGTTTATTTATTCTTAGGATTAGCTATTTTTTGTTTCGTTTTATACATAGCATTTGGTAAATACGGTAATGTTACTCTAGGTAGAGCGAGTGACAAGCCGGAATTTAACACATTTACTTGGGCAGCCATGTTATTCTGTGCAGGTATTGGTTCAGATATTCTATATTGGGGTGTAATTGAGTGGGCATTCTATTATCAAGTGCCACCTAATGGCGCTAAAAGTATGTCCGATGAAGCACTACAGTATGCGACGCAATACGGAATGTTCCACTGGGGTCCGATTGCATGGGCGATTTATGTATTGCCAGCATTACCAATTGGTTATTTAGTGTTCGTTAAAAAACAACCTATATATAAAATTAGCCAAGCGTGTAGACCTATATTAAAAGGACAAACAGATAAGTTTGTAGGTAAACTTGTTGATATCCTATTTATCTTTGGATTATTAGGTGGTGCGGCAACATCACTTGCCTTAGGTGTACCTTTAATATCAGCAGGTATTGAAAGACTTACAGGTTTAAATGGTGAGAATATGGTTATGCGTTCAATCATTTTGTTAACTATCACAGTTA harbors:
- the nrdG gene encoding anaerobic ribonucleoside-triphosphate reductase activating protein, with translation MNPILEIEQGQGYIAKIETHSFVDGEGVRCSVYVSGCPFQCLDCYNKAAQHFKYGEPFTEKILQEIISYCEQSYISGLSILGGEPFCNLDVTLKLVQAFRHRFGQTKTIWVWTGFQFEYLSQDKGLRFELLESVDVLVDGMFITQLYRPNLPYKGSLNQRVIDVSTSLQRQQLSEYICSGPSTSNSF
- a CDS encoding anaerobic C4-dicarboxylate transporter family protein yields the protein MLLFIIEIMIMILAVLLGLRTAGALGCGIFAIVAQLIMIFGFQLPPGSAPVTAVLIILSIGIAGGTLQATGGIDYLVYIASKIIERFPKSIIFIAPMIVFVFVFGIGTANIALSLEPIIAKTAQKANIQPKKALTASVLTANLALLCSPAASATAYIISVLAGYDISMGKYLSIVLPTAMMSMLLLSVFCTFVGKNNPIPSQKLVELPEETLPSEFSKNVKFGVLAFLICVLGILTFGIFPHLMPSFNVNGKTVNVEMTDIVQFFMYLSAAINLLLSKINTSDILTSHISQSAFGALFAVLGPGWLGATIFNAPNNLKILKNDIGQAISSVPWLVIVLVSVVAMIVISQTATASIMVPIVMSLGIPPIYFVAMVQTLNVNFVIPAQPTLLFAVELDETGRTRPTSFIIPGFFVIITSVVIGFTLKLLLGY